Proteins found in one Bacillus subtilis subsp. subtilis str. 168 genomic segment:
- the yjbE gene encoding putative membrane protein of unknown function (Evidence 3: Putative function from multiple computational evidences; PubMedId: 15849754, 16850406; Product type m: membrane component), translated as MEHDYLISLLVIVGIDLILGGDNAVVIAMASRHLPDKQRQQAIILGTFIAVAMRIGLTSAAVYLLNIPFLQCAGGIFLLYLGYQLLIEKKDTKHIKSSTSLWRAIRTIVLADLFMSLDNVIAVAGASHGEFSLVVIGLCVSVPVIIWGSKLIHIALEKIPLLIYAGSGLLAYTGGEMIVRDKKLSLFMAQHGTVETLLPILTVAFVILASIYYQQVEK; from the coding sequence ATGGAGCATGACTATCTGATTTCTCTGCTCGTCATTGTTGGGATTGACCTGATCCTCGGCGGAGATAACGCGGTTGTTATTGCCATGGCCAGCAGACATTTGCCGGACAAGCAAAGACAGCAAGCCATTATTCTCGGAACATTTATTGCCGTTGCCATGAGAATCGGATTAACAAGTGCAGCAGTATATCTTTTGAACATTCCGTTCTTGCAGTGCGCCGGCGGAATTTTCCTGCTGTATTTAGGATATCAGCTGCTGATTGAAAAAAAAGACACGAAACACATTAAAAGCAGCACCTCCCTGTGGAGAGCGATACGAACGATTGTGCTTGCAGATCTCTTTATGTCGCTGGACAACGTCATCGCAGTTGCGGGAGCTTCACACGGTGAGTTTTCTCTCGTTGTTATAGGATTGTGTGTATCGGTTCCGGTTATTATTTGGGGCAGCAAACTCATCCATATTGCACTAGAGAAAATACCGCTTCTGATTTACGCGGGAAGCGGGCTGCTTGCTTATACTGGCGGAGAAATGATTGTCAGAGACAAAAAGCTGTCGCTTTTTATGGCGCAGCACGGCACAGTCGAAACGCTCCTCCCCATTTTGACGGTTGCGTTTGTCATCCTTGCGAGCATTTATTACCAGCAGGTTGAAAAATAA
- a CDS encoding hypothetical protein (Evidence 4: Unknown function but conserved in other organisms): MVKVKMWTEWVKCSKVQLIGSLDVPSTSYIEGKVGKWKLKELTSIQ; encoded by the coding sequence TTGGTTAAGGTTAAGATGTGGACGGAATGGGTAAAGTGTAGTAAAGTACAATTAATCGGGAGCTTAGATGTCCCTTCAACATCTTATATAGAAGGGAAGGTTGGCAAATGGAAATTGAAAGAATTAACGAGCATACAGTAA
- the mecA gene encoding adaptor protein controlling oligomerization of the AAA+ protein ClpC (Evidence 1a: Function from experimental evidences in the studied strain; PubMedId: 10361283, 10447896, 16525504, 19801546, 21435029, 23595989; Product type f : factor), with protein MEIERINEHTVKFYMSYGDIEDRGFDREEIWYNRERSEELFWEVMDEVHEEEEFAVEGPLWIQVQALDKGLEIIVTKAQLSKDGQKLELPIPEDKKQEPASEDLDALLDDFQKEEQAVNQEEKEQKLQFVLRFGDFEDVISLSKLNVNGSKTTLYSFENRYYLYVDFCNMTDEEVENQLSILLEYATESSISIHRLEEYGKLIISEHALETIKKHFAS; from the coding sequence ATGGAAATTGAAAGAATTAACGAGCATACAGTAAAATTTTATATGTCTTACGGAGATATTGAAGATCGCGGTTTTGACAGAGAAGAAATTTGGTATAACCGTGAGCGCAGTGAAGAACTTTTCTGGGAAGTCATGGATGAAGTTCATGAAGAAGAGGAATTCGCTGTGGAAGGCCCACTTTGGATTCAAGTTCAGGCACTGGACAAAGGATTAGAAATCATCGTCACAAAAGCCCAGCTTTCCAAAGACGGACAAAAGCTCGAACTGCCGATTCCTGAGGATAAAAAGCAAGAACCAGCATCTGAGGATCTTGACGCCTTGCTGGATGATTTCCAGAAAGAAGAGCAAGCCGTCAATCAGGAAGAGAAGGAGCAAAAGCTTCAATTTGTCTTGCGATTTGGCGATTTTGAGGATGTTATTTCTCTATCTAAATTGAACGTTAACGGAAGCAAAACGACTTTATATTCGTTTGAGAACCGATATTATTTATATGTAGATTTTTGCAATATGACTGATGAAGAGGTTGAAAATCAGCTAAGCATCCTGCTGGAGTACGCAACTGAATCCTCAATCAGCATACACCGTCTTGAAGAGTACGGCAAGCTGATTATTTCAGAGCATGCTCTAGAAACGATAAAAAAACACTTTGCATCATAG
- a CDS encoding hypothetical protein (Evidence 4: Unknown function but conserved in other organisms) codes for MINSCSLYFLLVYMFLIFHISKMAFSCIKKTDFRKEIGLL; via the coding sequence ATGATCAACTCCTGTTCGCTGTATTTTCTGCTTGTCTATATGTTTTTGATTTTTCACATCTCTAAAATGGCATTTTCGTGCATAAAAAAAACCGATTTCCGGAAGGAAATCGGTTTGCTATGA
- the coiA gene encoding protein involved in establishment of DNA transport in competence (Evidence 1a: Function from experimental evidences in the studied strain; PubMedId: 10438773, 17630974, 23046409, 26880300; Product type s: structure), translating into MFHLLGAQQNQKLKRRRFFCPVCGGELAVKLGLQKAPHFAHKQNKSCAIDIEPESAYHLEGKRQLYVWLKTQRASPILEPYIRTINQRPDVMARIKEHMLAVEYQCATIAPDVFQKRTEGFKQEGIIPQWIMGYSRLKRTASSFYQLSTFHWQFINASPYRELICYCPERRSFLRLSHIIPFYTNHSYSSVQTIPIHRAGAGDLFFTEPKPSIQYSGWTKAIHRFRHKPHRFNSKETNRLRLLFYEKRQTPFSFLPTEVFVPVRKGAVFKSPVFVWQGFLYLFMTDLGGKRAPIRFSAVLQQCKLHIHNKNIALRSECSEECLSEAVKQYIDFLCKKGFLRETQKEVYVLNQPAGGIHSMQDLIERDRSCFIE; encoded by the coding sequence ATGTTTCACCTTCTAGGCGCTCAGCAAAACCAGAAATTAAAGCGGAGACGGTTCTTCTGTCCGGTATGCGGGGGAGAGCTAGCTGTGAAGCTCGGACTTCAAAAAGCGCCGCATTTTGCCCATAAACAGAACAAGTCCTGCGCCATAGACATCGAGCCGGAAAGCGCCTACCACTTAGAAGGAAAAAGACAGCTGTATGTATGGCTGAAAACGCAACGGGCTTCACCAATATTGGAGCCGTATATAAGGACAATCAACCAAAGACCGGACGTCATGGCAAGAATCAAGGAGCATATGCTTGCTGTTGAATATCAATGCGCCACTATCGCTCCAGATGTCTTTCAAAAGCGGACAGAGGGCTTCAAACAAGAAGGAATCATCCCGCAGTGGATTATGGGATACAGCCGCTTAAAACGGACTGCTTCGTCCTTTTATCAGCTTTCAACTTTTCATTGGCAGTTTATCAATGCAAGTCCATACAGAGAACTGATATGTTATTGTCCTGAAAGGCGTTCTTTTCTCCGGCTCAGCCACATCATTCCATTCTACACAAACCATTCTTATTCCTCAGTCCAAACGATCCCTATCCATCGGGCAGGTGCAGGCGATCTTTTTTTCACTGAACCGAAACCCTCAATTCAATATTCAGGCTGGACGAAAGCGATTCACCGTTTTCGCCATAAACCCCATCGGTTTAACTCAAAGGAAACAAATCGCCTTAGGCTGCTGTTTTATGAGAAACGACAGACGCCTTTTTCTTTTCTGCCGACTGAAGTGTTTGTTCCTGTTAGAAAAGGGGCAGTTTTTAAGAGTCCGGTTTTTGTGTGGCAGGGGTTTCTTTATTTGTTTATGACGGATCTTGGAGGTAAACGTGCGCCAATTCGTTTTTCAGCCGTTTTGCAGCAGTGCAAACTGCACATTCATAATAAGAACATTGCACTCAGGTCCGAATGCAGCGAAGAGTGTCTTTCAGAAGCGGTTAAACAGTATATTGATTTTTTGTGCAAGAAGGGATTTTTAAGGGAGACTCAGAAAGAAGTATATGTGCTGAATCAGCCTGCAGGAGGCATACACTCCATGCAGGATCTCATAGAAAGAGACCGCAGCTGTTTTATAGAATGA
- the pepF gene encoding oligoendopeptidase F (Evidence 1a: Function from experimental evidences in the studied strain; PubMedId: 11741842; Product type e: enzyme) has product MKGTKGKVFRVFTAFLAFVLFITAYDLTKGSEKPEDIHNTSLLRNSCFFNWLESKKTRGITMAEEKKANQLPDRSEVKAEDTWRLEDIFPSDEAWNKEFQAVKELIPNLSKYKGKLADSADHLYEALTYQDKVMERLGRLYTYAHMRSDQDTGNSFYQGLNDKAGNLYTQAASATAYLVPEILSIEEDKLQQFILEKEELKLYSHAIEEITKERPHVLSEKEEALLAEASEVLGSSSNTFSVLNNADITFPSIKDEDGNEKQITHGNFINFLESENREVRKNAFDAVYKTYGQYKNTMATTLSGTVKKDNFYARVKKYKSAREAALSNNSIPEEVYDNLVKTINKHLPLLHRYIALRKKVLELDEVHIYDLYTPLVKDAGMKVTYEEAKDYMLKGLAPLGEEYASILKEGLENRWVDVYENKGKRNGAYSSGAYGTNPYILMNWHNNVNNLFTLVHEFGHSVHSYYTRKHQPYPYGNYSIFVAEVASTTNEALLGEYLLNNLEDEKQRLYILNHMLEGFRGTVFRQTMFAEFEHLIHTKAQEGEPLTPELLTNVYYDLNKKYFGDGMVIDKEIGLEWSRIPHFYYNYYVYQYATGYSAAQALSSQILKEGKPAVDRYIDFLKAGSSQYPIDVLKKAGVDMTSPEPIEAACKMFEEKLDEMEELLMKVKQS; this is encoded by the coding sequence GTGAAAGGCACAAAAGGAAAGGTTTTTCGTGTTTTTACTGCTTTTTTGGCATTCGTTCTCTTCATTACTGCATATGATTTGACAAAAGGCAGTGAAAAACCGGAAGATATTCACAACACAAGTTTATTGAGAAACAGCTGTTTTTTCAATTGGCTTGAATCAAAGAAGACGAGGGGGATCACCATGGCTGAGGAAAAAAAAGCAAACCAACTGCCTGACAGAAGTGAGGTAAAGGCAGAAGACACATGGAGACTTGAGGATATTTTTCCTAGTGATGAGGCCTGGAATAAAGAATTTCAAGCTGTAAAAGAATTAATTCCGAATTTATCTAAGTATAAAGGAAAGCTGGCAGATTCAGCTGATCATTTATACGAGGCTCTTACGTATCAAGATAAAGTGATGGAGCGGCTAGGTAGGCTGTACACATATGCGCATATGCGCTCTGACCAGGATACTGGGAACTCCTTTTACCAGGGGCTGAATGACAAGGCGGGAAACCTGTATACACAGGCCGCAAGCGCGACAGCTTATTTGGTTCCGGAGATTTTATCCATAGAAGAAGACAAACTGCAGCAGTTCATTCTTGAAAAAGAAGAATTGAAGCTGTACTCTCATGCGATTGAGGAGATTACAAAGGAACGTCCGCATGTGCTGAGCGAGAAGGAAGAGGCGCTGCTTGCTGAAGCCTCCGAGGTACTGGGGTCATCTTCAAATACATTCAGCGTGTTAAATAACGCAGATATAACGTTTCCATCCATTAAAGACGAAGATGGGAATGAAAAACAGATCACTCACGGCAACTTTATTAATTTCTTGGAAAGTGAAAACCGTGAAGTCCGCAAAAATGCGTTTGACGCAGTGTATAAAACGTACGGACAATATAAAAACACAATGGCCACGACGCTAAGCGGCACTGTGAAAAAGGACAACTTCTACGCGAGAGTGAAAAAGTACAAGTCCGCGCGTGAGGCTGCGCTTTCTAACAACAGTATTCCTGAGGAAGTATACGATAACCTTGTTAAGACGATTAATAAGCATTTGCCGCTCCTGCACCGCTATATTGCGCTAAGAAAGAAAGTGCTTGAGCTTGATGAAGTGCATATCTATGACCTGTATACACCGCTTGTGAAAGATGCTGGGATGAAGGTGACATACGAGGAAGCCAAAGATTACATGCTGAAAGGCCTCGCACCTTTAGGGGAAGAATATGCCTCTATCCTAAAAGAAGGACTGGAAAACCGCTGGGTGGACGTTTACGAAAATAAAGGCAAACGCAATGGGGCTTATTCATCAGGAGCTTACGGCACGAATCCGTATATTTTGATGAACTGGCATAATAACGTCAATAATCTCTTTACGCTCGTGCACGAGTTTGGACATTCCGTACACAGCTACTATACGAGAAAGCACCAGCCTTATCCATACGGCAATTACAGCATCTTTGTCGCGGAAGTTGCCTCTACGACAAATGAAGCGCTCCTTGGCGAATATTTGCTGAACAATTTAGAGGATGAAAAACAGCGCTTATATATTCTCAACCATATGCTTGAGGGCTTCAGGGGAACGGTCTTCAGACAAACGATGTTCGCTGAATTTGAACATCTGATTCATACAAAGGCGCAAGAAGGCGAGCCGCTTACACCTGAGCTTCTGACAAATGTCTATTACGACCTGAATAAAAAGTATTTTGGAGACGGCATGGTGATTGATAAGGAAATCGGCCTTGAATGGTCGCGTATTCCGCACTTCTATTACAATTACTATGTGTATCAGTATGCGACAGGTTACAGCGCTGCCCAAGCATTAAGCAGCCAGATTTTGAAGGAAGGAAAGCCGGCGGTTGACCGTTATATTGACTTCCTGAAAGCGGGAA